A window of Cyclopterus lumpus isolate fCycLum1 chromosome 14, fCycLum1.pri, whole genome shotgun sequence contains these coding sequences:
- the wasf3a gene encoding wiskott-Aldrich syndrome protein family member 3 — MPLLKRNIQPRHLCHGAVPDGIGNELECVTNNTLSAIIRQLSSLSKHAENVFGELFNEANTFYGRANSLQDRIDRLAVKVTQLDSSVEEVSLQDINLRKAFKSSTVQDQQVLSKDSTPSSVAEMHNSSDRPPPLGDLTAYREDSTDAMKFYSDPSYFFDLWKEKMLQDTEDKRKERRRQREQKRCVESSTLQREVKKVRKARNRRQEWNMMAFDKELRPDHRHPQSLPRGASSEGSLSPDGRPDLLGYPVPPVPSQAACNHAQSRDHVSGNAHPSPPVEHEYHSIDYKRVTYAAATELLAADRMNGSTHPPADYNSLPPPPALGSPIPSAQTAFGYPLVALPPTSHNGVLHGGPGYPLPPVPPPGLHMFPPPPGPPPPPLPPPVHRAGHGGGGGAETKPVRDGRSDLLSAIRMGIQLKKVQEQQEQQSKRQPVGNDVATILSRRIAVEYSDSDDDSDLDENEWSD, encoded by the exons ATGCCTTTGCTCAAGAGAAACATTCAGCCTCGGCACCTGTGCCACGGTGCAGTGCCTGATGGGATTGGCAACGAGCTGGAATGTGTAACCAACAACACGCTGTCCGCCATCATCCGCCAGCTCAGTAGTCTGA GTAAACATGCAGAAAATGTTTTCGGGGAGCTTTTTAACGAGGCCAACACCTTTTATGGGCGCGCCAACTCACTCCAGGACCGCATCGACCGCTTGGCCGTCAAGGTCACCCAGCTGGACTCCAGCGTGGAGGAGG TCTCTCTTCAGGACATTAACCTGAGGAAGGCGTTCAAAAGCTCGACTGTCCAGGACCAGCAGGTTTTGTCCAAAGACAGCACTCCGAGCTCAGTGGCTGAGATGCACAACAGCAGCGACAGGCCTCCTCCCCTCGGCGACCTCACGGCCTACAG AGAGGATTCCACTGATGCCATGAAATTCTACTCTGACCCGTCGTACTTTTTTGACTTGTGGAAGGAGAAAATGCTTCAGGACACGGAGgacaagaggaaagaaaggaggaggcagagg GAACAGAAGAGGTGTGTGGAAAGCAGCACCCTTCAGCGCGAGGTGAAGAAGGTGAGAAAGGCTCGAAACCGCCGGCAGGAGTGGAACATGATGGCATTCGACAAAGAGCTTCGTCCAGATCACCGCCATCCGCAGAGTCTTCCTCGAGGGGCATCATCTGAGGGCTCTCTCTCCCCGGACGGCAG GCCTGACCTCCTGGGATACCCTGTCCCTCCAGTGCCTTCCCAGGCGGCTTGTAATCATGCTCAGTCACGTGATCACGTGTCTGGCAACGCACACCCCTCACCACCTGTGGAGCATGAATACCACAGCATTGACTACAAGAGAGTAACCTATGCCGCAGCAACAGAGCTTCTCGCTGCGGACCGAATGAACGGTTCAACACATCCACCTGCAGATTACAA CTCTCTCCCCCCGCCTCCTGCCCTGGGCTCACCCATCCCATCAGCCCAGACAGCCTTTGGTTATCCTCTGGTTGCGCTACCACCAACATCACATAATGGAGTTTTGCATGGAGGCCCAGGCTACCCACTCCCACCTGTACCTCCTCCAGGGTTGCACATGTTCCCTCCTCCACCTGGacccccacctccacccctccctcccccagtTCACCGAGCAGGACACGGTGGAGGTGGCGGTGCTGAGACTAAACCTGTGAGAGATGGGAGAAGTGACCTGTTGTCCGCCATCCGCATGG GCATCCAGCTGAAGAAAGTGCAAGAGCAGCAGGAACAGCAGAGCAAGCGGCAGCCGGTGGGTAACGACGTGGCCACCATCCTGTCTCGGCGCATTGCGGTGGAGTACAGTGACTCTGATGACGACTCTGATCTGGACGAGAACGAGTGGTCGGATTGA